A segment of the Lolium perenne isolate Kyuss_39 chromosome 3, Kyuss_2.0, whole genome shotgun sequence genome:
GAAACTTGGTTCTCACTGATGTCAATGGCACCGTTACTTGGGACAGCGGGACCAGCTCTGGTGAGGGTACAACGGTTTCCCTTCTCGACACCGGCAACCTCATCGTCAAAGACTCCACTAGTAAAATCTTGTGGGAAAGCTTCTCTTCACCGACAGATACACTCCTGCCCTTACAGCTTCTCAGAAAAGGTACACGGCTAGTCTCCAGTTATTACAGCCTCTATTTTGACAACGACAACGTGCTACGCCTTATGTATGATGGTCCGGATATATCAAGTATCTACTGGCCAAGTGCAGACTATAGTGTGTTTGCAAATGGACGGACTACCTACAACAGCTCCAGGATTGCAGTCCTCGACACTGAAGGATTTTTCCTTTCAAGTGATGGGCTGAATGCCAAGGCTTCTGATTGGGGTGCTGGAGTCAAGAGAAGGCTCACAATTGGTTATGATGGAAACATCAGAATATACAGTCTGAATGCTTTGACTGGGAGCTGGATTGTATCATGGGAGGCTATAACAGAAATGTGCAGCGTGCACGGGATATGCGGACAAAATGGGTTATGTGAGTACATGCCAAACCTCAGGTGTTCATGTTCCCCAGGATATGAGATGACTGATCCTCATAACTGGAACAGAGGTTGCCGGCCACAATTCAAcaaaagctgcagcgaaacaGAACAGTTTGACTTCATCAAGGTCCCTCAAAGTGACTGTTATGGCTTTGATCTGACCTACAACCAGTCCGTCTCGCTTGCTCAATGTAAGAAGATATGCTTGGACATCTGTACCTGCTCAGCATTCACATACAAGATAGGATCTGCACTTTGCTACACCAAATCTATACTCTTCAATTGTTATAGATCCGCAAATTTTCCTGGAGATAACTATATCAAAGTACCCAAGAATCTGGGTACCTTCAAACAGTCTGGTCTCACGTGTAATCTGGGAAATCCTGTGGTTGTTCAAGAGTCTGCAAGTATGTATGGAATGAACTATAGCAACAAAAGTTATACTACTTACTATGTATTTGCAACAATACTGGCAGCCCTAGTGTTGCTCTTTATAGGTACAAGCTGGTCGTTTCTTTACAGCAAGCAAAACATACCCAAGTCAATGGAAGCAGGATACAGGACAGTGATGAGCCAATTCAGGATCTTCACGTACCGAGAGTTAAGGGAAGCTACTGGAAAGTTTAAAGAAGAGATTGGAAGAGGAGCCTCTGGAATTGTTTACAGAGGAGTACTTGAAGATAAGAGAGTAACTGCGGTGAAGAAGCTAACAAACATTTCACATAGTGAGGAGGAATTCTGGGCAGAAATGAATATAATCGGAAGGATCAACCATATGAATTTAGTGAGAATGTGGGGGTTTTGCTCTGAGGGTCAACACTGTTAGAGTAGATATGTGTGTATTATATTTTGCCCATATGTTAGGGGCCCTTTTGCATATTGCACCTGTAcattgtactatatattgtggccttttggCCCCCAGTAATACAACACAGATTATTCTCctatcatggtatcagagccgtaaGGCTTCTTTTTTCGcatcgcagccgccgccgccgcccgccttgGCATCTCGCCGCCGCGcccggtcgccgcc
Coding sequences within it:
- the LOC127343271 gene encoding putative receptor protein kinase ZmPK1, encoding MEAHTFDHTTPSTPRKMGTFFFLIILALITIPPCSYASAQSTLSTGSSFSVEEYRQTFLTSPNADFSCGFYEVGGNAFSFSIWFTATVEKTVVWSANPKSPVNGHGSKVLLNHNGNLVLTDVNGTVTWDSGTSSGEGTTVSLLDTGNLIVKDSTSKILWESFSSPTDTLLPLQLLRKGTRLVSSYYSLYFDNDNVLRLMYDGPDISSIYWPSADYSVFANGRTTYNSSRIAVLDTEGFFLSSDGLNAKASDWGAGVKRRLTIGYDGNIRIYSLNALTGSWIVSWEAITEMCSVHGICGQNGLCEYMPNLRCSCSPGYEMTDPHNWNRGCRPQFNKSCSETEQFDFIKVPQSDCYGFDLTYNQSVSLAQCKKICLDICTCSAFTYKIGSALCYTKSILFNCYRSANFPGDNYIKVPKNLGTFKQSGLTCNLGNPVVVQESASMYGMNYSNKSYTTYYVFATILAALVLLFIGTSWSFLYSKQNIPKSMEAGYRTVMSQFRIFTYRELREATGKFKEEIGRGASGIVYRGVLEDKRVTAVKKLTNISHSEEEFWAEMNIIGRINHMNLVRMWGFCSEGQHYYSPIKHKLLVYEYVENESLDKFIFGDISTERLFSWSQRFKIALGTARGLAYLHHECLEWIIHCDVKPENILLSRDFEAKIADFGLAKLSKRDSSSFSLAYMRGTMGYMAPEWALNLPINAKVDVYSYGVVLLELVTGSRISSGIAMDGEEVELSRFVHTLKDLLVSGDVKDIVDTRLNGYFDPDQVAVMVKLALSCLEERNRRPTMNEIVRALLACDDHDNHPAYSWLTCDNLLDLDL